TTTTTTCCGTTTTATGTACGGCTCCGGAATAAGGTTCCGATTCTATACTTTCGGATTTTCTGATATTGTCTAGATCAATATTACGGATTCGTGGATCGGAATTTAAGAAATGGCGAAGAACTTTTCCTGCTAAAGCGGGAAGGTCCGTATGTTTCGCGAAAAAGTCTTCTCCGTCCGGATCGAATACTAAGACCTCAGGAGGTGTTCGGCCGTAATCTTCTTGGATTCCAAACTCTCCGATCTTAACTAGACCTTCTCGATAACTTAAAGAAGTTTTAAAACCTTCTAAGTTATTCTCCACAGAATAACCGTATTTTTTATTGTCTGGGAACTTATCTCTTAAAAGTAGAAGCAGATTGAAGTAGCTCGGGAAAAGTCCTCTTCTTTTATATTCTTCTAATGTTAATACTAAGATTTCAGGGCGGTTTGGAAGAAGTTCCTTCGCTCGGATCAGGTGATACCAGGCTAAATCATATAAGAATGCATTTTTATTAGCCCGGTATCTTTGGAGTCTATATTCCCCTAAGGTTCTTCTTAATGAATTTCCTTCCGGTAGGTTTTCTAATGCATACAATTCCGAGCGGTTTCTTGCGATCGGATCTAAATCATCCAGGGAGATCAATTTTTCTAAATCGGTTTTGGCTTCTTTGGAAGCGGGATCTTTTTTTAGTCTCGAATAAGAACGTAAATATAGATACTCTGTGGAATTCGGAAATAAAGCTAATAACCGATTTAGATATTCTTCAGCTTCTTGGTATCTTCCGAAATAGATCCTGGTTTTTGCTAAAAGTTTGAGTGCTTCTTCTTCGTTAGGATGTAGGGAAACGGATCTTTCGAATTTTTCAGCGGCTTCTGCGATTTTAGAATCACGTTTACCTCCTTGGGATTTTTCTGCCCAGATTAATAAAAATTTTCCGGATTCTAAGAAGACGGTCGGGTCGTCGGAGGCTTCTGCCTCTAATTGGTTCCTAAGAGATGCAGCTTTTGTAAAGTTACCATCGAATGCTTCTACCTTCGCCTCTAAGGTTTTTACTTCTTTATTCTTAGGAATTCTAGAGTAAGCGGAGTGAAATTCAAAACTTGCTTTTTGAGTTTTGCCGGAAGCAAGCTGTACTTCGATATAGATTGGAAATAGTTCTGAGTCGTATTTATCTTCTTCCAAAAACGGTTTTAAGATCAAAAATGCTTCTTCATAACGCCCAAATTTTGCGAGTGTAATCGCTTTTTCACGGACTGCCTTTTTGTTTTTGGGTTCTAACTCGAGGACTTTATCTAGGGATTGTAATGCTTCCTTTTCTTTATGAAGTTTTAATGCTGCATCTGCTAGCCCCAATCTGGAGCGAACGGAAAGCGGATTTAAATTTACAGCTTCTCGAAAGGAATCATAAGCTGCAGGGTAATTTCTGGAGGCTAACGCACCTTCTCCTTCTTTGATCCAATCTATAGTTTGTTTGGATGAAAGAGAGGCGGATAGAGAGAAAATAAAAAGAAATGCAAAATTCCTGAAAAGAAATTTTAAGTTCAGAGCTGTTTTTGAAACTTTAGATCCGAATATCATGGTGTAAAAAATCCGGTCTCCGCTTTTCCATTAGAATTTCTGAAAATAGCCTCTACGACCACGGGGACATAGACATCCATTCCATCTGGATTAATTCTGCTTTTGAAAGATAGAAGATACCTTCTATCTTTTTTGGAATCTATCCAGCTTCTTAGATTCTTCTCCGTTCCTCCGGAAGGGATAGTTAAAAACTTTCCCCCCGTTTTTTCCGCGATTTCTTTATATACGGAAACCGATTCTCCGTTTTCTCCTAAGCATAAGAAGTAGATCGGAATATCGTGAGATACGGCGAAACGGATGATTTTTGTCGGAGAAAATTGAGTGAATGCTGCTTTGGAATCTTTTCCAGAAACGATCGCGATAATTGCCCTTGGACCTAAGCTATCCAACAAATCTGTAATCCCTTTTTGAAGAGACTTTCCAATTTGGGATTCTTCTTCCGGGGAAAAGGAGCGTAACGCTTTTAAGATATCATACATACTCTTTCCGAAAGGGTAGGCGGTTTGAGTATCTCTTCCGGAACGTAAAAGTTGGATCTTATCTTCTGTTCTAATCTCAGATAGAAACGGACGAATTGCCTTTTCGATAGTCGCGTATGAATCCGATACGATCTGGGAATTTTCGGCAATAATGGAAACGCTTACTCTATTATTATATTTTTTCATATCGGTCAATCCGATCAAAGGAGAAAGATTGTCCATCTCATAGATACGAAAAGAATCGCGAGGGATTGCTTTAACGGGAACCCCATGCCTATCCTTTGCATGAAGAACTAAGGAAATATCCGGATAATCTGAACTGATAGTCCTTTCTACGATCAGATCCAAATTAGAAGAAAGTTGCCCTTTAGGAGAAAAGGATTCGATTCTATGTCTGTTAAAATCTGCAACAAACATGGAGCCGGTATAATCGAAAGCTACTGAGAATGCTTGGTCGAAATTTCGAACCGTATTTTTTGAATCTTTAAAATTGTCGAAACCTGACCATGTTTTAGAAATAGAATCGTAAATAAAAAGACCGGCGGTTTCGTCTGCGACTACTACTTTGTTATCTTTGATCGAAAGATTTCTAGGTCTTTTGAAAGAAGGATTATTTATCTCTTTCAAAAAGTTTCCCTCGTGATCAAAAACAACGAGCCTCTTGTTTCCTCGATCTGCTACGAAAATTTCGCCACGATTGTTTACTTTAATCCCTGCAGGTTGTTTTAGGATTCCGACTCCGATTTCTTGGAGAGGTTCTCCAGTTCTAGAAAGTTTTTGGACTCTATTATTTCCCATATCCGAAACATAAAGGAATCCTTCTTTCGTAAAATAAAGCCCTGCCGGCCCGTGAAAATTGCCGGGATCTTTTCCGGTAGAGCCGAAACGATTTACGTAAGTGCCTCTGGTATCGAACTCGTAAATTTTATCTCCTGCATAATCTGCAACGAAGATAGATTTGCCTCGAATGCTTATACCAACCGGTCCTTCCAAGTTTCTTCCAAATGAGCCTTTGAAATTTTCGATTGGGAAACCATTGGCGTCGAATTTAACCACATTGGCTGTATCGAAACTTACTACGTAAAGATATCCTTCTTCGTCGACTGCTAGGTCGGCCGGATTTCTGAAGCGAAACCTTCTCAGATCATCTCCGAAAATAGATTTATAATATTCTAAATTATCTTTTCTATTCCCACCGCCTAGTCTGTATCTTAATGCGTCTAAACGATTCTTACTGATCAGGTCGAGTTTATTAGAAGATTCTAATTGTTCCAATTCGGAAAGACTTTCCTGCCAGTCTCCGCTAAGATAATATGCTTCCGAAAGAAAGAATTTAGGATGAACAAAATCTGGTTTGATGGAAAGCGCTCGAATGAAATTCTCTCTGGCCGCAGCGAATTCTCCCTTATTATAATAGGCGAGACCTCGCTTAAAGAATGTCTTGGCTTCTTTTTCTTTTAGCCCGAAATTAGGAAGGGGTTCGGACCATCCGGATTGCGTGAGAATTCCTAAGAGTAGAACTAAAATGAAAAGTTTTGTCTGCGTACGTCTCCCCATTCTAATCCTCTCAGTCGATAGAACAGCTTAAGAGACATAATTTCAACCTATTTTTCGGCAGTTCAATATGGGTTTTATCGTTCTAGCAAGCGATTTAAGGCAATGGTTTTGTTGGAGCTCCTACAGGTTTGATGGAAATAAATCAGTTTGTCAAAACCTGGGTTTTGTGAAAATGTCCGTTTTTCTCCACCGCTTCGCTCCGGCCCCCACCCAAATCGGGCGGGGCCCGATTTGGACGTATGTAGGAGTTCCCACATATCGAGACCCCTAGGGAATGAAATACCCGAAGGGTAGTCGAGCTTCGCGAGGAGCCGTCCTGAAAATTAACCGAGTCTTCTTTTGACTGAAAATCTTTCTTTTAGATTGGAAGAGGGGGAGTTACCAGTGGGAGAGAGCCAGGCGTTTTTCCAATTGGAATGCCATTCGGACCATTCGTTTCGGACGGATTGGTTTTGTTGGAGTTCCTCTTCCACCTCTCTCATCAGGCGGTCCAGTAGGATCACGTAGTTTCTGAATCGCAGGGCCAGGTCGGTATTTGAGGAAAGTTCCTGCATGGTTTTCATATCGGCCCAAGTGAGTGCGAAGTAGCATTTTTTTGTCGGAAATTTTGATCGGAAATAAAAAGAAATATAGGTCGTTAACCGGCAAGGACGGCGATATGTGCTTCCACACTTTCGGCCAAGGCATCCAGGTCATACCCTCCTTCTAAGAAGGAAACGGTTTTGGCACCGATCTGTTTTGTTGCGGACAATACTAATCTTGTGAATTCTGCGAATGCGTTTGTGCTTAGATTCATACCTGCTAATGGATCTCTTTTATGTCCGTCGAAACCGGCGGAGATCAATACATACTCTGGTTGAAATTCCAAGATGGAAGGGGCCACTACTTCCTGGAAATAATGCAGATATTCTTTATCTCCTGAGCCCATAGCTAACGGGATGTTTAATGTATAGTTTTGTCCTTTTCCTTCTCCTCTTTCATGGACTGAGCCTGTTCCAGGATAATAAGGATATTGGTGAAGCGAGGTGAAGAATACTTTGTCCGAATCGTAAAATATTTCCTGTGTTCCGTTTCCGTGATGCACATCCCAATCCAGTATATAAACTTTTTCTACTCCTTGTGTAAGTAAATAACCTGCAGTGATCGCTATATTATTCAATAAACAAAACCCCATGGATCTTCCCGTTTCCGCGTGATGTCCTGGTGGTCTGACAAGTGCGATTCCTGATTCTATTTCATTAGATCTGATCTTATTCACCAGGTCTACTCCGCTTCCTGCTGCCAAGAGTGCCGCATCAAAACTGGATTCGGAATATGGTGTGTCTCCATCGAAACTTCCTTTTTTACCTTGGATGACTGAAAATCTTTCTCTATGTCTGTGATTATGTACGGATTCGATTAGTTCTAAAGGTAGCTTGTTCGGTTTGATCCAATTCAAGTCCTTAAAATAAGAAGTCTTATGAAGTCGATTGAGTATGGATTCCAATCTTTGAGGGGACTCTGGGTGGAATGTCCCGGTGTCATGCAATAAGAATGTATCGTCATAGGCGTAGCCGAGTTTCATTTTCTTCTCCCGTTTTTTGTTGGAAGTCCTACAAAGAGGACAAGTACCGAGGTCTCCGGTTCGATACTATAATATAGATCCGGAGTAAATTTGTGCGCAAACCGTTTTCACTTTTTCCAATCTTAGTTCTTACCGCTTTTCCGGTCTGTGCAGAGTTCACTATCCCTTATCCTGATAATTCGAAAAGGAAAGAAACTCCTGTTTTAGAATCCACTACGGATATTAAAACCAAACCCCAATCTATTTCCAAAGAAAAGGAGAAGAAAGGTGAGATACGACTTTCTTCCAGAAACACTCCGGTGGAAAGCGAAAAGGAAGCTCCGAAAGAGAAACTTAAAAAGTTTTTTGCAAGATCTACGAACAAGGGTGCTTATGCGGATCGCCCTAAATTCTATCGTGGACTTTATGTGAATAATTCTTTGGTTTCGGATAAGTCCCGCAAGAATGAATGGGAGTCCTTATTAAAGGATGCATCCGACTATGGAGTAAATGTTTTAGTGATTGATCTTCAACCTAAAACTCCTTCTCCGGAAGAGATCTCTCGTATTAAAGAATTGGGTTTTTATCCGGTGGGAAGGCTCGTAAATTTCGACGGTGGACTTAAGACTAAATATCCTAGTCCGGAAAGGCTGAATTCTATTTTGGGATACGTGAGAAAGGCCTGCCTTTCAGGATTTCCGGAAGTACAATTAGATTATATACGTTATGCGGATGTTACCGATATCGATCTTTCTTTGAAGGAAAAATATAATAATATCAACGAGATTGTAAATCGCATACGAGGAGAAGCCAACCAATGTGAGAAACTTCCATATTTGGGTGCGGATATTTTTGGTAGGATTCCTTTTAACCGCGACGATCAGATCGGGCAGAAGGTAGAAAACTTCGCTCAACTTGTGGACGTAATCTATCCTATGTTATATCCTTCTCATTTTTACGGCCAACCTGCTCGTATTGCGAATCCCTACCAAACCGTTTATGATGGTTTGAAGAATACTAGAAAAAGATCCTTATCTACTACAAAAGTAGTCGGATGGATCCAGGGTTTTGGAATGAGTCTTGGTCCTTCCGGCAAGTCTTTGAAGGATTATATTAAAGCCCAAATCGAAGCAAGCGTGGACAGCGATAGTGACGGTTTTGTGGTCTGGAATATTGTTGGAAAATACGGAGATACTTTCCGAGCGATTGAGGAAAGTATCCAGAATGGAAAGTTGAAGATAGAGGATTAAGATTTGAATCTCGATGTTGGAATTCCAACACGAATTTTGCGTAAAAAATCGGTTGTAATAATTAGGAATTTATGATATAGCGAGGTAGTGCTCCCACGGGCCACTCCCCCCGACCCAAAAATTAGGGTGGGGGAGTCTTCTGCCATGTTGGAGTTCCAACATCACGCTTTAAGAGCAGAAACTCGGTCCTAAAGTCCAAGATCTTTTTCTAATATTAGAAGATCCTTATCTCCTGGGACAGTCTTAGGCCTATGTAGTTTATATGCCTGAATAGACTCGATGGCTTTCGTTCTCAGAAAATTCGCTTCTTCGCTGATCGTTGTGGACTTTGCTCCACCGGAAAGTTCCATATATCTCTTTCCGTATAAGAGAGAAGTCAATCTATGAAGTCTGTAGTCAGTAATGTTATCCAGGCTTGCTTCTTTTAAAAGTTTTTGAGCGATTTCCCAGGATTTTTCTTGGCGATTTCTGAGCTTAGGCTCTTCTTCCGGTGTGACACTTCCTTTTGGTCTTTTTCCGGACGAGTAAGAAATATATAATTTATAATAAGTTTCCGCACTTCGGATTAAAAGTTCATAATCCGTTTTTGAAAGTCGAAATCCTTCTCTCGCAACTTCTTGCGCTCTTTCTAATTCCTCCGGAACGGAACTATTTTTTGGAAAGCTGGGAGCCTGGTCCGCTTTGCAGTTTAAAAAAGAAACGTATTCTCTTGAAAATCGGATCAGGTCTTGGTCGGAATCGAATCTAGATCTTTTTTTCCAAGCCGAAGAAAACTCCGCTCCTGCACTCATTGGAAGAATGCCGGAACATACCGGTTCTTTAGAATCCATTCCGGCTTCGCTCAAATATAACATTCCTAATCTGTAATGTGGTACGGGGGACATCGGATCTAAACGAATTGCCTTTCGGAAGGATTGGATTGCTTCCGGGATTTCATCTCTTGTAAAATGATAATCCCCGGTTTTACGTTCTACTAATGCAGGTCCGCTGAGTTCGGAGGAGACCGGATAGGCTACGGTTAGGACCTTCTCCTTTGCCATTCCTAAATATCCGACACCTCTTAATTGTTTTCCGGTAAATGCGGTCTGAAAGATGGATTTAACTTCTATTTGCCCCACGATACTTCCGTCTTTAAACGTTACATGGTCGAAATCTTTTTCGATTAAATAGAGTATCTGTCCAGGACGGATGCCCGGATCATAATGCACTTTTACTGTGACTATATCCGGTCTGGTATCATATCCTAATTCGAAACTTTTGTATTTCCCTTCATATTCGATCGGTTTAACTTTATCGAACATAATGGTCTCCCCGACTAAGACCATTTTTTCTTTTCTAGGCATTCCGTCTTTTCCAGAGTTTTTAGGCATTCCAACATCTCGGAATGCGTATACGAATTCTTTGGAGGAGATCGAAGAAGAAAAAGCGCAGAGCAATAGTACGATTATAGGTCGGGTTAGGGCCATAGTTTTATTTTCGGCCGGATTGGAGTATGGCAATAGAAATTTTAAGCTCTGGGGCGACTCCTCGCGAGGCTCGGACCGCGCTGCTACGACTTCGCGCATTCGCGCTCATCCCGGCAAAGCCAGGACTAAAGGTCTCCGCATCGCTGTCGCGGTTCGTTAGGCCAAGATCTTGCTAAAGTCCTGGATTACCTGATAACTGTGTTCCGCCTGAGGGTGGTTTCCTGGACGAGAAAGTAAAATGGGTCGAACTCCCGCTTCGGATGCCGCATCCGCTTCTTCTTTTATATCCGTGAAGAATACGATGGACCTCGGGGACAAAGAAAGTTTTTCAGCTATCTTCGTATAACTTGAGGATTCTTTTTTCCCACCTATTGCAGTATCGAAATAACCTTCGAAATATACAGTTAGGTCTCCTGCCTCGCAATATTTATAGATCAGTACCTGCGCTTCTACACTTCCTGAAGAATATACTGCGGCACGTTTGCCCGATTTTCTGATTCTTTCTAAAAAAGGAGGGACGTCTGAGAATATCGTACTTTTCAATTCTCCGGATTCGTATCCTTTCTTCCAGATCCTACCTTGGATCTCTTTCAAAATTCCTAATTTACGATCTTTGGATACTAGGTATTTGCAAAATTTAGTAAGTGATTCAGGGGAATCGGAAACTTCTTCCGTATATTCGCTTTCGTTTTTGGATGCGAGGATGAGCTCCTCGGCGAAACTTTTTTCCGCCGAGGTTTCAGAGAAGAATGGTTTAAAGTTTTGGACCGAGTAAGGGAATAAAACCTTATGCACGAATTCTATCGGCGTAGTTGTCCCTTCTATATCAAATAAATATAACTCGGCGTTTTGTTCTTCCAATTAAGCTGTCCTTTTAATCCTGTTAGCTTCGGCAGCCAGTTCTTCATGCATCTTTTGTTCATCTTGTTTGAAATTTTTCAGGATATAAAGCCAAGCCAGTCCGCAAGGTATCCAGAAAAGGATCGCGATCGTGAATGCTTGTGTCCTGTCCGGCAATATTGTGAGAATCAATGCTGCCATTGCAGGCCCCAATCCGTTTCCAAGATTATCCGTCAGATTGTATAATGCGAACATAGAAGATCTGCTTTTGGGAGGATTGACGTTCATGATCAATGCTCTTACGTTCGGTCCTGTTACAGAAATAATAATACCTGTAAGTATATTAATAAAAATGAATGCAGAACTTCCTGCCACACTCCCTGCATGCAATAAATAAACGGTAGGAAGGATTCCGATCAAGATCATACTTCCGCAAAAAATAGGTAATAATGTCTTGTTCGTATCGTATATTTTTTGGCCGACAATCCCGCCGAAAAAGGTTCCGATAAAGATCCCAACTGCAGCAAAGATTACCATGGCTGAGGCTGAATCTTTCGGCATTCCATATTGGAATTCGTAATAATCGTTCAAGAATACGAAAAATACCCCCCAAGGCACGCACCCCGGGATCCCTTGAAGGAAAATACCAATATTACTCTTGGTTGCGAAAATCGTGCGAATATCTTTCCATGTTAAACGAACGGACTCTGAATTAACATCCGTGGAGATATTTGTCAGTTCCTTTTCCTTTCCACCTCTAACCGGTTCCTTACAGAATAATCCATAAACAAGCATGAATAGGAAAGAAGGGGCGGCCATATAGATAAAACTCTCTCTCCAGCCGTTGATCGGGTCTGCAGTGCCTAAAGTACCTCCGACCATTTGTCCGAGTCCAACTCCGAGTCCCATAGAAAGAGAAAGATAACCTGCTGCGGTAGATCTAGACTTGTCCGAGAAATAGTCTCCAACGAGTGAGAATAGAAGTGGGAAACTTCCCCCCAAACCGAAACCGGTCAGAGTTCTAAGAATTAGGAATTCGTCGTAGGTTCTCGCGAATCCGGAAAGAAGGCAAGGGATCTCCCCCAATAATACTGTTCCGATGACCAAAGGTTTTCTAGGAAATCTTTGCGTAAGATATCCCATATAAACCGAAACCAATCCTCCTAGAACGAAAAAACAAATCGGGATCAATCCTCCCAATTTCCAATCGATCTCTCTTTGGTCGGTGATCCCGAAAGAGCCTGCTATATTTCTGAGGTTCGGAGCGATCAGGTTTTGGTCCGCGAATAGAAAGAAAGCCATTCCCATGATCATCCAAAAGGCGAGGATCGCGTTTCCTCCATGGCTAGCGAGTTCGCCTAATCCGAAATATCGAAGCAGGCTTTTTTCCGAGGTCGGTTGAGACATCCAATTCTCTCCACTGTGTTTATGTTTCAAATGCATGTCGGCTTCTACAAGAAGCACGTAAAGCGACAGATTGGTGAGGGGAAAAGGAATCGGCAACGAAAATGTGAAAGTCTTCGAGCTTTGAAGGAAAGAAGGGTCCGATTTTCGTCCTAGAACATCCTCTTTCTTCCGTTTTGGAATAATTACTTGACCCGACGTTTACTTGTCTATAGCTTCGGTCCGACTACGAGGGATGCCGCCCCTAACCTAGATGGAGCCAAACAGCATGGCCTACCAACATAAAGAATTCTTCTTTCAATCTTCCAGAGACAATACCAAATTATACGCCCAGGCATGGACCAAATCCGGAGCTAATCGTGTAATCGTTTTTTGTCATGGATTCGGAGAACATAGCGGTAGGTATTCTAACCTCATCCAATATTTTAAAGAAAGTGACGTCAGCTTTTACGGTCTGGATCTAAGAGGTCACGGTAAATCGGAAGGCAAAAGAGGTCATGCTTCCGGTTTCGAATCCTTTGTGGATGATCTGGCGGATTTTGTTCAAGAGGTTCGTAAAAGAGAACAGAAGGATAAAATCCTACTTTTAGGTCATTCTATGGGAGGAGTAGTAGTCATCCGCTACGCCTTAGAAGGGATTAACCAGGATTATATCTATGGAGTTGTGGCCTGTTCTTCTGCATTAAAAATTCCTACTACTGCATTCCAAAGATTCCAGATCTCCGTAGCCGGTTTCTTACGTAAGATATCACCTTCCACTACTTTGGACGCAAACCTAGATACAAGTTTGGTTAGCCGGGATCTGGAAGTAGTCCAGGCATATATCGATGATCCTTTGGTTCACGGTAAAATTTCATTCTCCATGGGGTACGAATTATTCCAACAAGGGGGGATTGCGAATAGAAAGGCAGGGATTTTAAGAACTCCTATTTTGATCCTGCACGGTCTGGCGGATGGGATCGCTGATCCGGCGGGAAGTTTGGAGTTTTATAATCATTTGGTTTATAAGAATAAAAGAATGAAGACCTATAAGGGCTTTTACCACGAACTTATGAACGAACCGGCTGGAGAAAGAGATAAGGTGTTAAAGGATATCAAAGAATTTATGGATTCGTTGGTTCCAGAAAGGGCAAAATCCTCTGCCAAAAAGCCGAGCGTTAAGAGAGCCGCAAAATCTAAACCTTCTCCTAAAAAGAAAGTAGCAGCAAAGAAGAAGTAAGTCGTTACTGAAATCTTAAGATAGTAAAATTGATCGGATAAATCGGATGTTGGAGTTCCAACATCCGGTATACAAATCGATTGAAAGGTTTGGCGGAAAAGCCCGGGCCCTTCTTCTATTCTTTCCTAAGTCTGTAAGTGATCGTAAAAGAAAGGAAGAATAAGAAAGAAAGTATTCCAATCACCCCGTAGATCGTTTTTTCGGTAGAAACGAATATGCTCCCATTATTGATCTCTCGTTCCTGGTTCGCGGTTTCGTTGATTGGTTCTCCTCCGATTACGGATAAAGTGATCTCATACTGAGGTCCCGCATAACTGACTATATTCGAATTCACATCCGGGGGAGCGTCTACAGAAACAGGGCGTGTTCCCTTCTGCCCAATAAAGGAAACCTGCATGTCTTTAGGTTTGGAGAAGATCACTTTCTCTCCTTCTTGGTTCTCGAATAATAATCGATCCTTGAATTGGGTCGGAGATAGATTGGTAGAAGGAATCACATAACTCACAAATAACTGAGAAGTCCCCGGAAGGATCGCTCTATCAATCACCCATCCGTTTTTTCCCTTAGTCAACTGGATCGGGATGGCCATCTTATTCGTACTCTGGGTCAATTGAGCACTAATATCTAACGCTTCTTCAGGAACATAAACTTCTAATGGATCGTTCGGGTTCTGGAAACTTTTAGGGGGAATGGTATTATTGGTAAGAATAGATACTTTAGAAATAACTAATGCATCTTTTTCTCTCACTACTTGGAGGAGAGATTTGGTTTTGACTACGGACCGATCCAGAGTTTTATCATAAACTGTTACCTCTTGTGGTCGGGACCTCATCATAGGTACCGGAGGAATCATCTTATTATAATTTACTCCATTATAAGTCACCTGCAGCAGAATAGGAAGTCCATCCGGCGCATTGATCTTAGGAAGTTTAAAACTTCCTCTTACTGGACCCTGGTCAGGAAGAGGTAAGGGCATCATCTGTCTTTCCAAGGCGAATAGACGAATACCTTCCGCGGAGCCCGGTCCGCCTGTGCTTCCGTTTTTGAGGACTATCTGTAGCTCTAGTTCCTCCCCAAACAAGGGAGATAGGCTAAAACATATAAAAAGAGAAAAGAATAGGATTAGAAATTTATTCTGCATGGGACCGATTCCAATGTTTCTTATCCCCT
This genomic stretch from Leptospira neocaledonica harbors:
- a CDS encoding alpha/beta hydrolase, producing MAYQHKEFFFQSSRDNTKLYAQAWTKSGANRVIVFCHGFGEHSGRYSNLIQYFKESDVSFYGLDLRGHGKSEGKRGHASGFESFVDDLADFVQEVRKREQKDKILLLGHSMGGVVVIRYALEGINQDYIYGVVACSSALKIPTTAFQRFQISVAGFLRKISPSTTLDANLDTSLVSRDLEVVQAYIDDPLVHGKISFSMGYELFQQGGIANRKAGILRTPILILHGLADGIADPAGSLEFYNHLVYKNKRMKTYKGFYHELMNEPAGERDKVLKDIKEFMDSLVPERAKSSAKKPSVKRAAKSKPSPKKKVAAKKK